The DNA sequence GTGACGGGCGGCACGCCGCCGGACCGGGTGCGTGGGGCGCGGGGCTGCTAGTGTCGAAGTCCGTGGTGAACCATTCCGCCCGGCTCCCCGGGAACCAGTCCAGCACCCCCCGCCAGATCTTCGTCACGGGCGGGGTCGTCAGCTCGCTGGGCAAGGGGCTCACCGCCTCGAGCCTGGGCCAGCTCCTCCGCTCCCGCGGCCTGCGCGTGGTCATGCAGAAGCTCGACCCGTACATCAACGTCGACCCCGGCACGATGAACCCGTTCCAGCACGGGGAGGTCTTCGTCACCGACGACGGCACCGAGACCGACCTCGACATCGGCCACTACGAGCGCTTCCTCGACGTCGAGCTCTCCGGCAAGGCCAACGCGACGACCGGGCAGGTCTACTCCACCGTCATCGCCAAGGAGCGGCGCGGGGAGTACCTCGGCGACACCGTCCAGGTCATCCCGCACATCACCGACGAGATCAAGGCGCGGATGCGCGCCCAGGCCGACCCGGTCGACGGCGAGGAGCCGCCGGACGTCATCATCACCGAGATCGGCGGCACGGTCGGCGACATCGAGTCCCTGCCCTTCCTCGAGGCGGCCCGTCAGGTCCGTCAGGAGCTCGGGCGGGACAACGTCTTCTTCCTCCACGTCTCGCTCGTGCCCTACATCGCCGCGAGCGGTGAGCTCAAGACCAAGCCCACCCAGCACTCCGTGGCCGAGCTGCGCTCGATCGGCATCCAGCCCGACGCCATCGTGTGCCGCTCCGACCGCGACCTGCCCGAGGGCGTCAAGGTCAAGATCGCCGCGATGTGCGACGTCGACCGCGAGGCCGTCGTCACCTGCCCCGACGCGTCGAGCATCTACGAGATCCCGGCGGTCCTGCACCGCGAGGGCATCGACGCCTACGTCGTCCGGCGGCTCGGCCTGAGCTTCCGCGACGTCGACTGGACCGAGTGGGACCGGCTCCTCGAGCGGGTCCGCCACCCCACCGAGACCGTCGAGGTCGCTCTCGTCGGGAAGTACATCGACCTGCCCGACGCCTACCTCTCGGTGACCGAGGCGCTGCGTGCCGGCGGCTTCCACCACCGCGCCCGCGTGCAGATCCGCTGGGTTGCCTCCGACCTCTGCGAGACCCCCGAGGGCGCCCGCCGGGCGCTCGCCGGGGTCGACGCCGTCCTCGTCCCCGGCGGGTTCGGCGTGCGGGGGATCGACGGCAAGGTCGGCGCCCTGCGCCACGCCCGCGAGCAGCAGATCCCCACCCTCGGCATCTGCCTGGGCCTGCAGTGCATGGTCATCGAGGCCGCCCGCAACCTCCTCGGCCTGGACCGGGCGAGCTCGACCGAGTTCGACCCCGCCACGCCCGACCCGGTGGTCGCCACGATGGAGGAGCAGCTCGCCATCGTCGGCGGCGAGGGCGACCTCGGCGGCACGATGCGCCTGGGCCGCTACGAGGCGGTCCTCGAGCCCGGCTCCCTGGCCGCCGAGGTCTACGGCGCCCAGCGCGTCAGCGAGCGGCACCGCCACCGCTACGAGGTCAACAACACCTACCGGGACGCGCTCGACGGGGCCGGACTGAAGATCTCCGGCCGCTCGCCCGACTCCTCGCTGGTGGAGTTCGTCGAGCTCGACCGGACCAAGCACCCGTACTACGTCGCCACCCAGGCGCACCCCGAGTTCAAGTCCCGGCCCACCCGCGCCCACCCCCTCTTCGCCGGCCTCGTCGGTGCGGCGCTCGAGCGTCAGCGCGCCGGCCGGCTCCTCGAGGTCGAGACCCCCGAGGACGACGGCGCGACCCCCGCCCACGACGAGCCCGGGGTGCTCACACCGGCGGGCGAGGAGCTGTGAGCGTCGAGGACGTCAAGGACACCGGGCGCGAGGTCCTGCGGCGCACCCGGCTCCACGACGGCCGCGTCTTCGACCTCGTCGGCGAGGAGGTCCGTCTGGGCCCCGCGGACCCCGGCGGCGTCCTGCGCGAGTTCGTCGACCACCCCGGCGCGGTGGCCGTCGTCGCCCTGCGCGGGGACGCCGGCGCCGAGGAGGTGCTGCTCGTCCACCAGTACCGCCACCCCGTACGAGCCCTGCTCTGGGAGATCCCCGCCGGGCTGCTCGACGTCGACGGCGAGGACCACCGCGAGGCGGCCGCCCGTGAGCTGTACGAGGAGGCCGACCTCCGCGCCGAGCGGTGGGACGTGCTGGTCGACTACTTCACCTCGCCCGGCGGCTCGAGCGAGTCCTTGCGCATCTACCTCGCCCGCGACCTCACCGAGGTGCCCGACCACGAGCAGCACGAGCGGGAGGACGAGGAGCGCGACATGCCCAAGGCATGGGTGCCGCTGAGCGAGGCCGTCGCCGCCGTCCACGAGGGCCGCCTGCACAACCCGTCCGCGGTCGTGGGGATCCTCGCCGCCGACAGCGCCCGCACGCGCGGCTGGGCACCGCTGCGCGCGGTGACGGACCCGTGGATGCGTTGATGAGCGCCACCGAGGCCGCACCGCCGCGGCGCGGCGAGACCGAGGAGGAACTGTGAGAGTCGCACTGCCCGTCACCGGCACCGGACACCTCGACCCGCGGTGGGGCCGGGCCCACCTCATCGCCGTCGCCACCGTCGCCGGCGGCGCGGTCACCGACTGGCACGAGCACGAGGTCTCCTGGGACCACCTGCACGACGAGGGCGGCGAGGGTGCGCACCACGCGCGGGTGGCCCGGTTCCTCCGCGAGCAGCAGGTGGAGGCCGTCGTCGCGAACCACATGGGGCCGGGCATGACCCGCATGCTCACGACCATGGGCCTACCGACGGTCCTGGGAGCCGAGGGGGACGCCCGGATCGCCCTCGAGGCCGCGCTGGCGGAGCTCGGCGCCTCGGCCTGAGAACGGCCGGTCTCCCGGCGGGACCCGCGTCGTCACCGGCGTCGGGGGTCACGTACGCCCACGTGGGCCCCGTCACCGCCCTAGGCTCGTGCCACGGCGCGCTCGGGTCACTCCCGAGGCGCGACCGGGACGGGAAGGGCCGATGAGGGCGTCGCTGCGCACGGTCACGGTGGTCTCGGCCGCCGCACGGGTGGTGCTCGCCGGCGGCCTGGCGTTCGCCGACGTTCTCGACGCCCCGGCCCGGTGGTCACCGGCGCTGCTGTCCCGACCGGCCCGGCGCCAACCCACAACGAGCCCGCCGCCGAGGTCCCGGGCAGCACCGAGGACGTGCCGTCGGGCCGCTCCGCTGTGGAGCTACCGACCGGCGACCCGGATCCGCGACCGTCCGAGGTCCCGGTCCGCCGGGGGAACGCCCCCGACGAACGCGGCGGCGACGCCCCGGGCCCCCGAGGCGAGGACCGCACGGAGCACCCCTGACGAGCGGCCCCCGCCATCGCGAACGCGTACCTGCGCGCGAGCGCCGCGCCGGAGGTCGTCGAGGCGTGCCGGGCGGCGAACGGCACGAACAGATCCCTCGCGAGCTGGCGAGGGCGACTGGTCTCGGCCGTCGCCCACGAGTTCCGCGGCCGCACGTTCGGGCCGGACGAGGAGCACGTCGTCACCGACGTCGTCCGCAGCCGCTGCTGAGCGGCGGCCTGCCCACTGCTCAGCGCACGGCGGCCGGGACGGCCTCGCGGGAGTACATCGCCGAGCAGAGCGACGTCGTGGCCACGACCACCAGTGCCGCGCCGAGCATGTGCAGGCCGACGAGCACCTCGGGCAGGCCGGTGAAGTGCTGGACGTAGCCGATGACGCCCTCCGCGGCGACGGTGGCGAGCAGCCACGTCCAGGCGCGGCGCGCCGGGCCGAGCTCGGGCCGGTCACCCGCACGGTTCAGCAGGACGCCGCCACCTACCGCGACCCCGACGAACAGCCACACCATCCCGGAGTGGAGCCGGGTGACGAGGTAGGGGTCCAGCGCGAGCCGGGACGGCTCGTCGGCGTCCCCCGAGTGCGGGCCGGCACCGGTGACGACGGTGCCGAGGCTGACGACGGCGGCGGCGAGCACTGCCAGGG is a window from the Georgenia muralis genome containing:
- a CDS encoding CTP synthase — protein: MVNHSARLPGNQSSTPRQIFVTGGVVSSLGKGLTASSLGQLLRSRGLRVVMQKLDPYINVDPGTMNPFQHGEVFVTDDGTETDLDIGHYERFLDVELSGKANATTGQVYSTVIAKERRGEYLGDTVQVIPHITDEIKARMRAQADPVDGEEPPDVIITEIGGTVGDIESLPFLEAARQVRQELGRDNVFFLHVSLVPYIAASGELKTKPTQHSVAELRSIGIQPDAIVCRSDRDLPEGVKVKIAAMCDVDREAVVTCPDASSIYEIPAVLHREGIDAYVVRRLGLSFRDVDWTEWDRLLERVRHPTETVEVALVGKYIDLPDAYLSVTEALRAGGFHHRARVQIRWVASDLCETPEGARRALAGVDAVLVPGGFGVRGIDGKVGALRHAREQQIPTLGICLGLQCMVIEAARNLLGLDRASSTEFDPATPDPVVATMEEQLAIVGGEGDLGGTMRLGRYEAVLEPGSLAAEVYGAQRVSERHRHRYEVNNTYRDALDGAGLKISGRSPDSSLVEFVELDRTKHPYYVATQAHPEFKSRPTRAHPLFAGLVGAALERQRAGRLLEVETPEDDGATPAHDEPGVLTPAGEEL
- a CDS encoding NUDIX domain-containing protein, encoding MSVEDVKDTGREVLRRTRLHDGRVFDLVGEEVRLGPADPGGVLREFVDHPGAVAVVALRGDAGAEEVLLVHQYRHPVRALLWEIPAGLLDVDGEDHREAAARELYEEADLRAERWDVLVDYFTSPGGSSESLRIYLARDLTEVPDHEQHEREDEERDMPKAWVPLSEAVAAVHEGRLHNPSAVVGILAADSARTRGWAPLRAVTDPWMR
- a CDS encoding NifB/NifX family molybdenum-iron cluster-binding protein is translated as MRVALPVTGTGHLDPRWGRAHLIAVATVAGGAVTDWHEHEVSWDHLHDEGGEGAHHARVARFLREQQVEAVVANHMGPGMTRMLTTMGLPTVLGAEGDARIALEAALAELGASA